Proteins from a single region of Chryseobacterium sp. T16E-39:
- a CDS encoding GNAT family N-acetyltransferase, whose product MSLKNQVKENSFYETERLILRPISLEDGAFIFDLYNRPKFIQFIGDRNLKNISDAEEYIKNRFLPQLENLGFGNYLVVTKDKNEKVGAVGIFEREGLDVVDIGFSLLDEFEGKGYAYEAAVKVKSIGMDEFGLKKISAITSKDNFSSQKLIEKLGLKFQKHITLPNDSEELRYYETE is encoded by the coding sequence ATGAGCCTAAAAAACCAAGTAAAAGAAAATAGTTTTTACGAAACAGAAAGACTGATCCTTCGTCCGATATCTTTGGAGGACGGAGCATTTATATTTGACCTTTATAACAGGCCAAAATTTATCCAGTTTATTGGAGACCGTAACCTTAAAAACATTTCTGATGCTGAAGAGTATATCAAAAATAGATTTCTTCCTCAGCTGGAGAATTTAGGATTCGGAAACTACCTTGTTGTGACTAAAGATAAAAATGAAAAAGTAGGCGCTGTTGGAATTTTTGAACGCGAGGGGCTTGATGTTGTCGATATTGGATTCTCTCTACTGGATGAATTCGAGGGAAAAGGATATGCGTATGAAGCAGCTGTAAAGGTTAAATCTATCGGAATGGATGAATTTGGATTGAAAAAAATCTCTGCCATTACTTCAAAGGATAATTTTTCTTCCCAGAAATTGATTGAGAAACTAGGATTAAAGTTTCAAAAACACATAACTCTTCCTAATGATAGTGAAGAACTCAGATACTACGAGACCGAGTAG